DNA sequence from the Salmo trutta chromosome 28, fSalTru1.1, whole genome shotgun sequence genome:
CAGTCTGCTCCAAGGGTACGGCTGTCCTTCAAAGGTGAGCTACCTGACCAGAAcacgctcacagacacacagacactgctCAGCTGTCAGCTGGGATGGCTTCCAGGCCAGGTTGGTTCAGTTATTTCTTATTTGGCCTGTGGATTTCAGAAAGTCTTGTGGGTTATTGATTATTAAAGATTAGAAACATTTCCTTCATAATCTAAGAATTGGTTATTCGATCTGCTAGACTAGCAGGTGGTCACTGCTTGGTAAATAGAAGTTTAGGCATTGTGTTCGAAAGTTATTTCTGTAAGTGTAACCTGGATGAAGGCTTCCATCAAAATAATGCTGAAAGATTACAGTGATTACCACATGCTGTCGTCACGCCtcggttgacacacacacacacgcacacacacacacgcacacacacacgctcgcaaaacgcacacacgcacacacacacacacacgcacacacacacacgcacacacgcacacacacacgcgcacacacacacgcacacacgcacacgcacacacacacacacacacatacacacacacacacctaccttctTGCACCACAAGGGGTGACTCACCTGAAAcaactgtaaataagaattatcTGCATGATTCAGGTGTATAAAATTTCTGTTAAGGTATACCACAACATCATGATGGACGTGTTGGGAGCAAGTTGAGTCCTTTACAATCACAATTACATGTCTGGCCTGAGAGCTTGGACTTATTATGCCATGAGAAAAATGAGAATTTGAGTAGTTTCTTTAGAATAAAATGATTTAATGTTGACGTATGTGGCTCTAATATAGGGATGAGAAGATCATGTACATTGTGAATGTATTGCTGTAAAGCATAAAGGGTCCAACTTTAATACCAAGTACAACTTATAAAAGGCTTTATATGGcatacataaaggcttcataagcactacataattGCTTCACAAATCATCTATAAATGCATGTCATAATCTATAAATGGTCTATAAACATACATAATGTGTAATGTTACATTTGACAATTCACCCTGAGGTGTGAATGGTTATGTGATCCTTTATACACCATTTAGAGTATGACATACGCTTATAGATGATCTGTGAAGaatttatgtagtgcttatgaaacGTTTATGTATGCTGTATAAATCCTTTATAAGTGGGACCCTATAAAGATGTTAAAGAAGTCTGTGGTCTTTCAATTGATCCTGCTGATGAAAACTACAGCACTGAGAGTATAAGCTGTTTGCTGAATGAGATTAGTGTTAAGGGTCAGGTCAACAAAACATTATGTTTGTTTTCAGGCTATGAAATTAGCTCCCTTAGTTCAAGTATGTATTAGTTTACTTGGTTGCAATGTGGTAGGGAATGTCACAAAAGTTGAGCCCACACACCAATGTTTGCATAATGTTTGCTAAAAGTAAGGGTAAGCCTGTAACTGGTGGTAATATAACCAAATGGAATTATATTCAATTGCTTTGATACTGTATTGATTTGGATTGCTGTGGATGATATTAGATGTATTGTCTGCTTGCTGCAACTGTCCCACAATGACTGCAACCAATCTCTGTAAACACTGTAAAGAGCTCACTGATATTGGTAGTCATTCAAATCCACCACTAGAACCCAATCATCTTCTCCTCATTTCCAAGAATAGGCAGAACAGTGGGACGTGATCCCCTGCTCTGTGTTTTCTGCCATTCCAAAGATTTATTGTTCATTGTTTGCGACAGGGACTCTCTTTGTTCCATAAGGCGTTTTTTTtgtcgtgggggggggggggggggggggggggcatctgaCTGATTTCTAGacagactgggactgggactgggactgggactgggactgggtgactgggactgggtgactgggacagaaggacagaaggacaggACCACTGGAGACATGCCAGATCAAGATtgttaattatactgaacaaaaatataaacgcaacgtgtaaagtgttggtcccatgtttcatgagctgagaacaaaggtcccagaaatgttccatatgcatgaaaagcttatttctctcaaattctttgcacaaatttgtttacatccctgttagtgagcatttctcctttgccaagataatccatccacctgacaggtgtggcatatcaagaagctgataaaacagtatgatcattaaacaggtacaccttgtgctggggacaataaaaggtcactctaaaatgtgcagttttgtcacacaacacaataccacagatgtctcaagttttgagggagcatgctgactgcaggactgtccaccagagctgttgccgaagaatttaatgttaatttctctaccataagccacctccaacgtcgttttagagaacttGGGAGTATgttcaaccagcctcacaacctcagaccacttGCAACCACACCaatccaggacctccacatcgggcttattcacctgcgggatggtctgagaccagccacctgggcagctgatgaaactgaggagtatttctgtctgtaataaagctcttttaTGGGGAAGAACCCCTTTCTGATTAGCTGGGCTTGGCTCCCAAGTGGATGGGACTATGCTCTTCATGTTTCCTGGTTGATGGGaactgtgtcagaggaagggacTAAATAAAGGTTATTCCAGTGACCTAGAGTATGGATATGGATTTTAGGTTGTCTTCAGCATTATGGAGACAATGATTTAAAGCCTCACTTTTCCTtacttacactgagtgtaccaaacattaagaacacctttctaatattgagttgaacccctccttttgccctcagaacagcctcaatttgtcagggcatgaactctacaaggtgttgaaagcattccacagggatgctggcccatgttgacgacaaagcttcccacagttgtatcaagttgactggatgtcctttggttggtggaccattcttgatacacacgggaaactgttgagcctgaaaaacccagcagcgttgcagttcttgacacactcaaactggtgcgcctggcaccaactaccataccctgttcaaaggcatttaaatattttgtcttgcttaTTCAttctctgaatggtacacatacacagtccatgtctcagttgtctcaaggcttaaaaatcttcctttaacctgtctcctcctcttcatctacactgattgaagtggatttaacaggtggcatcaataagggatcatatctttcacctggattcacttggtcagtctatgtcatggaaaaagcaggggttcttaatgttttgtatactcactgTACATTACACTAAAATGGTGTGATCTGGACATTTTTCTTATGTTTTTCATGTCTGGAACTGGTTCAGCTGAATCAAATGCGGTATGATGACACATTATGTGTTGTTTATCAGATAGTGCCAACTGACGTTGTTTATGACGGAGAGGATGAGAGCAGCCATGTAGGGGTGTGGCGTTTCTAGTTTTAGCCTAGGCTGTCAGTCCACTTTTCCCCAGTGGATGAAGTGGACGGAGGTTTGCCAGGGATGCTTGTTATCCTGTGCAGATCCGATTGCGCAGCAGCTTATTTTAGCGGCACATTGACTGCATCCTGTTAACAGTATTCAGACAAACAGTCACCTCAAAGGAAGACGGCAGAGCAGTTTGATGTAAACACAGATGTCCTTACTCCGGCCAGGCTAAAACAGTATATGTGTACTTCATGCTGATGTTTGTTCACAAACCAAATGCCATGAGACATTTATCATTTGTTCTCCATGGGGATATCTGTGTTTTGTACGCTACTTAGTAATTACATCATAGCACTTAAATGTTTGAAAGCTATTCTACATAGGTccgttttatttcacctttatttatccagatACCTCCTGTTAAAGTCAAGATACTTATTttacaagggagacctggccaagcgGGCAGCTCCAGTAAAAGCGAGGACCTGATGAGGACCTGATACGGGGAGAGGTGACGTCTCTAGTGTCTGAATGAATATTTGTAAAACTCACTCAGAGAGCGCGACACTGAAGAGACCTGATTTAAAGCATTTACTTAGAGTTCATCTGACTGCGTCCTCAGAGACCTGCAATAACAACCACAAAGTGGCACGGTACATTCAGTCAATGCCACAAACTCAATCAGAAGCTTGGAACACATAAAATATTTCATTCTTAAAAGCTTCTGGAATACGTCCTGAGATAAGTTAAATTTAGTCATTCACACATTTTCTCTTACTTTGAGGATGGTGTTAGTCTATGTTCAGTAAGTGCTGCTGAGAGTGAAAAATGACGCACTTGTAGTCATTATCAGGGAAATGTCTTGTGACAGATTCAAAGAAATAAGCAGAAAGAAGTTATGGCTCCCCCTGCTGGATATTACAATTGTACCATTCTCGTGCTACAGAACTTATTTTACATATGATTTACAATAagtttgtgtctctgtgtacgTGTGTCTATGCATGTGTGCGTCTATGCGTGTGTGCgtctatgcgtgtgtgtgcgcgggtgggtttctctcctctccagagtTGTTGGACACCAGAGCAGCGCggcccttctccttctccttcaacACCAGTGATTACCGCATCCTGCTGATGGACCAGGACCAGGGCCGTCTCTACCTGGGCAGCCGGGAGTACCTGGTGGCCCTGGACATGCACAACGTCAACAAGGAGCCACTCATTGTAAGAagaacacacataaacacacacataaacacaactCTCCTTTATGAAAGTTTAATGTGGTGGTAAAATGTGGTAGTTTAATGTGGTAGTTTAATGTGGTGGTAAAATGTGGTTGTTTAATGTGGTAGTTTAATGTGGTGGTAACATGTGGTAGTTTAATGTAGTAGTTTAAAGTGGTAGTAAAATGTGGTAGTTTAATGTGGTAGTTTAATGTGGTAGTAAAATGTGGTAGTTTAATGTGGTAGTAAAATGTGGTAGTTTAATGTGGTAGTAAAATGTGGTAGTTTAATGTGAAAGTTTAATGTGGTAGTAAAATGTGGTAGTTTAATGTGGTAATTTAATGTGGTAGTAAAGAGACCTCAAGTAAAATGCTATTTTACTGTGTGTGGTATCCTTTTTAGCTTTGTGGTCTTTCCCTGACAGATCCATTGGCCAGCCTCTGACAAGAGAAAAGGGGAGTGTCGGatgacaggaaaaggaggacaggtGAGAATAACTTGTTTTTGTGAAAGACCCCTGGCCTCTCTCCTTACAGGATGAACTAATAATGTCCCACTTTCAGGGGTCTATTTCACAGTTTTGAAAGAGATAGCCttgttttttttcattcaacaaCAATTGATAACATTCCTATATCTGTGTACACACACCAGGGTGAGTGTGCAAATTTTGTGCGTATGATAGAGCCATGGAACCGCACCCACCTGTACACCTGTGGGACTGGAGCCTACCAACCCATCTGCACCTTCATCAACAGAGGCTGGAAGGCAGAGGTGAAAGGTTTAATATGCCCAAAATCATTCTAAAAGACATTCAACTGCAGCATATCTGTGTATATTTAGGCCCAGCAGCCCGGATTACTAAACACTCTACTACTCAGAACTAGGCCACAGATCTGAGCTCTATTTCTCTATATACTTTTGTCATTTCATTACATTTGATCCTTATCTGGCTTTTCTGGTCCCTCTCTTTCCAGGATTATGTGTTCAGACTGGTACCTGGATTTCTAGAATCAGGGAAGGGCAAATGTTCCTACGATCCTTTCCAGGAGAACATTGCTGCTCTTATCAGTACGTTTCACCCCACTTATGAATACACTTAGTAGACTTCCCAAAACTGAAAAGAACAGGTCCTCTCACTTTCACTTTttcctaacctctcctctccacctctctccccacctctcgcTCCTTCTCCTCTGCAGATGGGAATCTGTATGCAGGTGTCCATGTAGACTTCATGGGGACAGACCCAGCCCTCTTCAGGACCATGGGGGGCAGAACAGCAGTCAGAACAGAGCAGTATGACTCCAGGTGGCTCAATGGTGAGTTACAACACCTGAAAAAGAGCACCACCTTGTAAGGATGGACTCCGAAAGAGGTGTTGTTTCATGGTCCTTCTAGCCGGATACGGATGTAAGAATAAATGGCAAACTGCTGCTAATGAATTCTGAAAACAACTGCAAGtttctctttctttcatcactcacacctctctctctctctctctctctctctctctctctctctctctctctctctctctctctctcagagcctgTGTTTATTCAGATTCAACAGATACCTGACAGTGCAGAGAGGAATGATGACAAACTCTACTTCTTCTTCCGGGAGAAGAGTTTGGATGCAGGGGGAGGGTCCAGCCCCAGTGTCCTGGCCAGAGTGGGACGAGTGTGTCTGGTGAGAGTTCAAATGTTCATACTCTCCTCCAGACATAAACATATTCTGAATGGCAGTCATAGTGGATCATTTATGGCTAAATGCTTAGAGGTAAAAATGTGTATTATACCGTGATACACTTTCCTTAACTCTTTACCTTACCTTTATGTTACTcctttccttctcttccctcATCCCAGGATGACGAAGGGGGTCAGAAGTCCCTGGTCAACAGATGGACCAGCTTCCTGAAAGCCCGCCTCATCTGCTCTGTGATCGGAGAGGATGGGGTGGAGACCTCATTCGATGAACTGAGTGAGACAGACCTTAATGAAAGATTTACTAGATCATTAGTTATTATTAGTCTATGCGTCTGAGTCTCTCATCTGCAGGAAGGTAATTTTCTGTCTTCCAGGGGATGTTTTCATCCAGCCCACGCAAGATGAACGGAACCCTGTGATCTATGCCCTGTTCACTACTGCTGGGTATTATATCCTTCTAACATCACCCTGTATACTTCCTCTTTCTCCAGTCCCCTTCTCTCTATACCCTTCCTGCTGTCACTGCTTCATGGTTTTGTACTTTCATATAGCAGCTGTAGGTTTACCTCCTCTTTCCTCCACTTCCCTGGTTGATGCTTACTGGATTCCTcattctctctttttcccttctttctctcccagCTCTGTGTTCAAGGGTTCAGCAGTCTGCGTGTACTCCATGGCTGACATCCGCAACGTCTTCAATGGACCCTTCTCCCACAAACATGGTCATAACTACCAGTGGACAGTTTACACGGGCAAGATTCCCTACCCTCGCCCTGGCACAGTAGGTTTAGACCTGTTACTCATTGCAAGCAAGCAATCCATACATTACACACAAATTCAAGTGATTCTCACCTCTGTCGATTCATACAATGTAttgcttactctctctctctctctctctctctctctctcgctctctctctctctcttccagtacACTGCTCCGtcctccccctctactctgtACACCTCCAGCCCTGGCTGACCTCCTTCTGTCAaccccttatctctctctctctctccctcccactccctccctcccaccctctctctctctctctctctctctctctcgctctctctcgctctctctctttctgttactCAAAAATATAcaatccctctcttcctccccctagTGTCCAGGAGGAACATTTACTCCAGGTATTCGTACCTCTAAGGACTTCTCAGATGAGGCAGTAAACTTTATGCGAGCCCATCCCCTCATGTACCACCCTGTGTACCCTATCCACCGTCGCCCCCTGGTGGTGAGGACTGGTGTGGACTACCGCTTCACTGCCCTGGTGGTGGACCAGGTGGACGCCGTAGACGCCCGATACGAGGTGCTCTTCCTGGGCACAGGTGAGAGGCTCTCCA
Encoded proteins:
- the sema3ga gene encoding sema domain, immunoglobulin domain (Ig), short basic domain, secreted, (semaphorin) 3Ga isoform X1, with translation MERTSTRCLLISFSAIDMAKTATRTPLLLLLSVCVYISGLQQSAPRVRLSFKELLDTRAARPFSFSFNTSDYRILLMDQDQGRLYLGSREYLVALDMHNVNKEPLIIHWPASDKRKGECRMTGKGGQGECANFVRMIEPWNRTHLYTCGTGAYQPICTFINRGWKAEDYVFRLVPGFLESGKGKCSYDPFQENIAALINGNLYAGVHVDFMGTDPALFRTMGGRTAVRTEQYDSRWLNEPVFIQIQQIPDSAERNDDKLYFFFREKSLDAGGGSSPSVLARVGRVCLDDEGGQKSLVNRWTSFLKARLICSVIGEDGVETSFDELRDVFIQPTQDERNPVIYALFTTAGSVFKGSAVCVYSMADIRNVFNGPFSHKHGHNYQWTVYTGKIPYPRPGTCPGGTFTPGIRTSKDFSDEAVNFMRAHPLMYHPVYPIHRRPLVVRTGVDYRFTALVVDQVDAVDARYEVLFLGTDRGTVQKVIVLPKDPSTMEELTLEEVEVFRTRAAVKTMKISSKRQQLYVSSEAGLTQVSLHRCGVYGRACSDCCLARDPYCAWDGERCTAFTPATKRRSRRQDVKHGDPLRQCRGFNAKVEKRLRETVQFGVEGSSTFLECQSRSPQATVKWLYQRGGRRKVLNRDREYLKTPQGILLKSLSQSDAGLYHCLATENNFKHTVARVALRILDRDIVVALTSPDDDPMTSNSPPNGRGGQHGAQQLKHPPTLPLTDTPSQPEIKLIHQYCQSYWEQLGLKQQKPKRTSRRHTESQETQGG
- the sema3ga gene encoding sema domain, immunoglobulin domain (Ig), short basic domain, secreted, (semaphorin) 3Ga isoform X2, whose protein sequence is MAKTATRTPLLLLLSVCVYISGLQQSAPRVRLSFKELLDTRAARPFSFSFNTSDYRILLMDQDQGRLYLGSREYLVALDMHNVNKEPLIIHWPASDKRKGECRMTGKGGQGECANFVRMIEPWNRTHLYTCGTGAYQPICTFINRGWKAEDYVFRLVPGFLESGKGKCSYDPFQENIAALINGNLYAGVHVDFMGTDPALFRTMGGRTAVRTEQYDSRWLNEPVFIQIQQIPDSAERNDDKLYFFFREKSLDAGGGSSPSVLARVGRVCLDDEGGQKSLVNRWTSFLKARLICSVIGEDGVETSFDELRDVFIQPTQDERNPVIYALFTTAGSVFKGSAVCVYSMADIRNVFNGPFSHKHGHNYQWTVYTGKIPYPRPGTCPGGTFTPGIRTSKDFSDEAVNFMRAHPLMYHPVYPIHRRPLVVRTGVDYRFTALVVDQVDAVDARYEVLFLGTDRGTVQKVIVLPKDPSTMEELTLEEVEVFRTRAAVKTMKISSKRQQLYVSSEAGLTQVSLHRCGVYGRACSDCCLARDPYCAWDGERCTAFTPATKRRSRRQDVKHGDPLRQCRGFNAKVEKRLRETVQFGVEGSSTFLECQSRSPQATVKWLYQRGGRRKVLNRDREYLKTPQGILLKSLSQSDAGLYHCLATENNFKHTVARVALRILDRDIVVALTSPDDDPMTSNSPPNGRGGQHGAQQLKHPPTLPLTDTPSQPEIKLIHQYCQSYWEQLGLKQQKPKRTSRRHTESQETQGG